The segment TGAATGCAGGGCTTTGCTCAAACCAACCATATTTATTAATGAGCTTGCCAATCAAATCACCGGCCAAGTATGAGAAGCCTCCGGCCCCAGCAGCTATAACGATGTAAGATGCTACTGTTTTGAGGTACACATCCCACCTGTTTGGTCTCTGAATGTAAGCCTTCCCAAGAGCAAGCAACATGATGCATAAAAGAGATGCTCCTGCCACTGCTGCAAGCTTGAAATCCTTGTCATTGCTCTTGGTGAATGAGAAGCCGTAAACGAGAGGGGGGATTAGGCCGAAGAGTATGAACGAGAAGATAGCGAGAACAAAATGTAGAATGTAATTCTCACGCCTTCCCAGTACTACTTCATATCGGTCTACATGTTCACGATCGTCTGCTTCATTAGCTGTCCTTCTGAACTGTTCGCTCTTGAGTCCTGTCAACTGCAAATTGTGTATGTTTAATGAGTGCTAGTGATTGAACAAACTTGATGCAATGGACTCTTGAACAAAGTAATATAAATGCAGAATCAGATAGCAGCTCGCCTAGTGATcgaatatttttcaaaaagttaTCATATGAATTAATATGTAACTGTTAGCTATGTAATCAAGAATTTAATGAAGTACTTTGGAGAAAGTTGTACAAGTCTCCCGAGTACACCCTCCTCtactatatattttcaaattataaacatTCATATCTGAGGTTTTTCAGAAAGTCAGGTACTCACATTATGTCCAAGAATAAAAAGCCCACTAATCAGGTTTGCCAGCGCCAAAGCTACAATGTTCCCTGCCAAAAGGGCATGAAAATAGATTAATGTTTTGACAAGTTAAAGAGACCAATTTTTAGCCAGTGAAACAGGTAGTTTGGTTCAGATTTGAACTAAGATAAATCAGGATATatcatgtttcaaaaataggTATGTTTCTCTACTACGGTGTAACTTGAGATGTCCGTGCTCAGCATCTCATACTGATTGATCAGATGATAATCAACATGTCATATCCAGGACAGAAAAAAGATGTTATATAACAAACCTGTTGCGGTATTGGCACTTGCTGCAGATGCCACGATGCCAAGGCTTGTAATTGATTCAGCTAAACCACCGTAAACTATACTTTTCACAATTTCCCACCTGTTAAGCTTACTTGATTCAGGTTCTACTTGTTCATCCAAAGAATCATCAACGGTTATTGCCACAGGTCCTGCTTCAACTAACaagttcatatcatatcagtcCCAAAACTAGTAGAAAAATTCtacctaaaaagaaaatttaataaacttttcTGTCATTGTAGCTAATGTGAAATTAACAGCAAAGACCAAAGCCAAGATTCTTCCAAACTTCAGTATAAAAGTGTCAAGTTTATCAAAGTGCTTGGTTCCATCTTGAGAAACCAAAAGTGGTGTATCTTATtccctaaaatttaaaataaaaggtaacAAGTACATATTCCAGATAGTATAACCATGTGTATGAGATTCAGAAACGTGGTGCTAATTCATTCAGTATGACTAGAAAGATAGCATCCCAAGCTGAGAATACCTTCGCGACTGCCAACTGCACTGTACGGTACTCTCTCAGCAGCTGGAGCTCCGACGGAAGGAGAAACTGGGGAAGAATCAAGCACAGTAGCTTCTTCTACAGGTTCTGGAGTTTTTGGGATCTCTGTTTTAGCAACTGCAGCTGACTGATCAGGAACAGAAATTTTGTTCAACAACAAAGGTAGCCTAAATCGATCAAGCAGCCCCCTCTTTGGCTCTGAGGGTGGGTATGGAATTCCAATCACAACATTCTCATCATCAATACCTGCATAAAAATTTAGTAAGATTTGAGCATTGCAGTAAGATGAGAGTTTTCTGTTTCCTCTTATATACCAAATGAATCAGGACATCATCTTAACATCTATTAAGTACTTCCCCAAATAAAGCTTGGTAGTACCAGACCTTAAACCAAGAAAATCTATGAGATGCTTCTCTAGAAGTATTTCAGCGTGCATTTTTTCgaaaaacatattttgatATGAGTAGACAGCAGAAGTAGTTGTAGACGTTCAAAACAAATCTTGAGAACACTCCAAATGTGATTGATAGTATAATCCAAAAGGCAAACTTCCAGTTGAAGATATAACGCTTGTACCATACCTTTTTTGTCATCAAACGTATCTGTTACAGTCTCAGCCATCATTGCTTCAAGAGAAGGAAGACCTGGTGTTGAATTAACTTTAGTGTCAGTTTGAGACTCCGATAATACTGCTAATCCATTTGACTGATTCTGAACTTGCACTTTGTTTACTGTTGCAGTTTGATTATCTACATCCAGCACTGATCCATTTGACTCATGCGATGTGTATGGTATTCCAACTACAATATTCTCCACGGTATTTTCTGCATCAAACGCATCATAAGAGCAAGGTAGGTAAGAAAATGGCAAGAAGAATCAACTTTTAGTTTATGCACTATCTCAGAAATATTCTTGATTTGAAGTCATGGCAGGAAAGGGCCACACTGTCTCTACGTGTTGATCAGGTAAAAGGTTGTTCTGTTCTGTATTGGGACATCATGTTGGAGGTGAACATGAATAAAGGGATTGTATTTCGTAAGAGTAGTAACAGTGCCAATAcatgtttttggtttttatctAAGAGAAGTCATCACAAAAACAAAGATGGACTGCAAAGCGCTACCAAATCTTGAAGCATTTTCCAGAAAGTCCTCCACAAATCCTCAAGACTTTTggtatttctttattttagaATGGCACtattgtttcttataaaaaatgaaaatcaaaagaacaaataaaaagtaagGCCCAATGATTACCTTTCCTGCTGTCCTTAGCAATGCTCAAATCTTCGGTAGAATCTACTTTAGCTTCCAGGGCTTTGTCATTAGTccatatatcaaaattaaccAGCTGATCAAGAacttgggttttttttatggaagCATCTTGAATTCCTCGATCATATATTGTTTCAGCTGAATCTAGCAGCGGGTCTGGTTTTTCAACTTTGATGCTCTCAATTTCGTTTCCTGCACCAAGAATCACAAGAAATTGACCAAAGATGCTTCAAAGTTATATTAATACTACCTTAGCGTTAATTGTTTTCTTATCCACGTAGCATAAcaagtaattacaaaaaactTGTATGAATGtccaaagaaaaacatgaaatctAACAAGGGACCTAACATCACTTGGATCCCTTTCTAAACCTCTAAACATTCTATTGTTCCTCTCTCCCCAAATAACTCACAATAAAGCACACACCTTGACAAGCCACAAGAAGTGACCTTTCTCCCTAAAAGGCAAATGGAGAAGAAATTCatcaatcatatcattcaaGCCTCTATTGTGGGCTAACCAAAAGTCAAATGcctcaagaaaaagaaatctccGCACAGAACACATGAAGTCATATCTCCAGAGAATATGATCCAAGTCTTCCTTTGTCTTTCAACAAAAAATACAGTAGAATCAACGAGGGTCTCTTTCTCGAGATTCGATCCAAAGTATTAACTCAACCATGGATAACATGTCAGAGAAAGAACCTAGCCTTCTTTGAGATCTTAATATTTCAAAGAGTCGATAAAACAGAATCCTTATCAAGAAAAGGATCCTTCAAACAATGAAAGAAGGAACTACAAGAGAAACCCCAAAAGGTTAAGGCTCCAAATATACGCATCCCGACTTCCGATCCTAAAATTAAACTCCCCtatcaaagaaagaaggaagtaAAGAaggtggaaaaaaaaaatgtcatttaaTAACCAAAAGAAGGGGACAAAAACGAACTCTCCAactatttttatctttttggaATACATTTCTTTTGAAACATGATATCACTAAGCGCTGTTTTtctaaagaatattaatgtgAGTCAATCTCTatacaagaaataattttaaaaagaaataccaTCAAAGGAAACAAGTTCTACATGTTACTGGTGGAGAAACAAGAATATCTAGCCTCAAATTCCAAGTATGACTTTAGTTGTGAGCTACTACAAGTAATAATGGTCAAGtgtaaattattaaaacattGCCCCTACCTTGTTTGCTTTTCACTCCCTTATCTGGTACAACCCCTTCCTCGGCAATTGTTGTGTTAAGTGAAGGATGAGATGGCGTTGAATCAGACACAGCATAATCGATCTTTTGCATTTGATCAGCTACTGCTGTTTCTCGTGCAATTACTCCCTCATCGCGTGTTATTTTAAGTGAAGGGAGAGCCAATGTTACAGCATTATCACCTTCATTTTTGTCAGCGACTGCATAATCAACTGACTGATCAGGAACTGTTGCTCTATCAACTGGACTTTCTTCATGATCTCCTGTTTCCTGCACTTGAAATGTCTCTTTTTCTCTGAACACTACGTTTTCAACGTTATTTCCTGCATGCATATTTAATAGGAAAAGATCATGAGAATGCTCTGACTTGACGCTATATCTCTTAGTACTACAACTTTGACATTCCTTCAACCATATATTCTCATATCTATGCTTTTAAGTTCTATAAACGGAACACAAGTAGAAAGCAAACACTGCTAGCATTTATGGCTTTAGCTGCTCCCCTCATAGAACGGTCTTGAGTTATTTCTGGGAGTTTCTGTttcaaataatatgaaataaagtACTTTTCCGCACCTTTCTTGCTAGACAATGTTTCCTCTTGTACAATCATTCTCTCATCATTTGCTGCTTTAAGTTCAGGATGAGCCTGTGTTACAGCATGAtcatcttcctttttattagTTACTACGTAATCAACTGACTGAGCGAGAGCTGGAGCTTTATCAACTTGACTTTCTTCTCTGGTCCCTATGCTTTCAAAGTTACCTCCTGCATGCATTTTTAGTAAGAAACAGCCATAAAAATGCCTGTGATATTCCAACCACATATCCTCATAATATATGCTTTAACATTATATAGACGGTAAAAAGTAATCTATGTAAAGAAACCAAAGCGTTGCCAACATTTATAGCTTTAACTGATCCCTTATAATTAAACTATGGAGAGTCAATTTCAAATCTTAATGCATGTTCCGCCATTTTTTTGGGAATGAGATCAGGTGAATAGCTGCGAAAGCAAATGATGAAAGATCTTTCTTCTTTAGATTTAACTttcaagaaggaaaatgagGATGGAAAGAAGTTAGATGATGAATTAAGAGGGTAACCATCAACATTGATTCACTAGCAATATTCTTACAAGTATTGTTGGAAATGTCAATCTTTCTAATTTACATTTCAGTTCGTGTCAATAAGATAATCTTCAGAAggttaaaacaaaagaagaaaaattgacATAAAGCACCACAAACATATGCAAAATCAAACACCTGGTCCAGATGAAACTTCTTCCTCAGGATCTGGAGAAACCAAGCTAGGAAAGAGCCATGAACCTGctcattgaaaaaaatgttaaactCAAGAATCCTGGTTAGACCCATTTGACAACAGTTATAACCATCTGCGAACATAAAAACTATTGTATGAAGATTGGAAAAATATGCATAGCAAAAAATTAAACTGGAACAAGATTTAACCATGCCATTTCCCAAAATCTTAGACAATATTTAGAAGATCTCCTCCAACTACTAAATTTAACCTTAGAAGTGATCAATCTTAACCTAAAAGCTGACACAATGTTACTTAAAACTTACGAATCTAATTCAAAAACTtcttaagattttttaaaaaagttttaagcCTAAATCAGCATGTGCCACTGGCATCCTCTTGGGCTACTGACGGGGATGCTTTTCCTTCAATATATTAAGTTGCAAATCCATTAATGGCAacagttttcaaaattatgcaGAGTTTTTGCCCCCCCTTTTAGGTGACCAACTGCGGCAGTACAGTTTGAACCATGCAATAAATAtcaattcttcttcaagatcAGACTGAGAAACGCACCTATAGGGGTGAGGAAACTGAGGCAAGAGGTGCATCTGAATTTATCAACCTGAGTAGGAATAGGTGCAGAAACAGTATTATTTACCCATTCCCTATCACGTATAATCACCTTTGTAATACAAGCCTGACAGTTCGGACAGTAGAAATTATGTGAGCTGGGTTTCTCATATATCCTTTCAAGATATAAATCAGCcacttcatttccattttctgtCCTCAACTCCACTCTTCTATCTCCAGTAGTCCCATTGTCGAGAGAGGTATAATATGAAGCCTGCTCCTCAATTGCCCCCTTGGTTGGTGGATTAGCAACAGCTAAAGGGATCGGATCAAGCTGGAACTTGATCGTCGTACCATTTTGGGCGTCTGGTTTCCTTGTGGTGACAGCTTCAATCTCATCAGTGGGGATTGCTTCGTAAATTGGACGGCCACCACCAATTTCCAACCGAGAAGATCCATTAGAATATCCAGTACCTGAAGTTACATGATCGTTCAAACATGTTTATATACTCACCCAATTCAAGATCAACAACAAGAAATCACTAGATAGGAAGTAAAATCGAATTTCCAAATCAATACCCAAATTTGGAACAAATTCTCTGTCCCTAATCATAAAGTTGCCTATCACACTGTTTATAATTGTTCCACTAACAAAAGTACcaatataacataataaaaCCCACAAATGACTTCAGCAGCATTTCATTCTGGTTCTTCCAATAGAATTATGgcaaggaaaacaaaattccCACAGTTCAACAATAGCATAATCGAGAACATAAAGGATCTACTGAAGTTCCTGTTCTTGCTTGATTACAGAACCCAATTCCGAGCTTGGGGAAATAATCCATGcagtaaaaattcaaaacccaAACGTTCAAAACTCCAATTATTCTTACGCTCATTGCAAGTTACTGGGAAAAACAACCAATCTGTTAAGAGAATAATCTCTTCAAAGCTTAATTAATTCGTGGGTATTCAAtggttcttcattttccaacggaaaagaaaaaaacacccAACTAACCATATGCGTAGTTCACATAAATCattcataaaaagaaagaaaagaaaagcaaacaATAAAGTCTTCGATTGTCAAATTAGGGATTTAAGATCGCCACGTTGGAACTGTTGAACGGGACCCAATCCAAATTGGCCatgaaaaaatggaatttttgtatataataaaaattgggGATATTTCTAAACTCTTACTATGAtgccaaatttgaaaaaaaaaaatgtaccggaaaataaggaaaataaattgttgattaatattaattacgACGACGTGTAAATTACTTgttgtaaagaaaaaatttcttaGAGTTAACACTGtaattaagataattaattaagaattaaaattaggtaataaatcaaaccaaaccatggccctctttttcctttcgtCGAACACGTAATCTTCGTCAAGAAGACGCTTGTTTATCGCCCATTCTTTCCGTCAAATTcacttctcttcttcttcgccaGGATTTACGGGATCAGAATCGACTATTTTGCTACTCACAGAGGTTAAAAGAAAGGTAATCGAGTAGATTCTCAAGTATCGGAAgtaattttgtatataaagACGCCGAAGTAAGGAATAAATTTACTCTGTTTTCGCCTAAGAAAGCTTCATTTTGGCCTTTTATCGTCGAAACAGTATCGCAACAATGGCGGACTGTTCCAGACCTCTCAGCCTCTTGCAGAATCAGTATGTCAAATTATACTTTCGAATGGCGACTGGAGCGAATTTCAAGAACAGGAAGAGAACAAAGAAATCGAAACAGCGATGAGTAATTAGCCGAAactaaccttttttttcttcttgttgttgttgatgttgttgttgttcatcTCGAATGACGAATTTCAGTCCCTCGGAATCCCCGGAGAACATTTCGTCGCTGTCAGTGGAAGAAATGCTAGATTGGGCGTGTTGACGAAATGACTTCCGCAGCAAAACAGTTCGCTcttcatcctcctcctcctcttcctccatcATGACCGGTTCCACCTCTGGCAAATGCTTATCTCCGTTCATCGGACGAGAAGAACTCCGGCAGCTGGGACAGAATCAAAGGGAGTTCTTACTTCCTTTATGTTTTTGgcgttgtttttgtttctgaaaAGTACATATGAACATGTTATTAAAAAAGCTGAAAATATGAACTATTTTCTCCGTTCATTGACTATTTTACCCTCCAATTTATAAGTCACGGCTAGGCATTTCTTACTGTGGGGTTCGTGGGgttttttggtaaaaaaatcTATCACCAAtaaaatttactaatttatttcaaccagaaaaaacaatatcgttattttttttatcatatttagTTAATACTTTTTTGGTAAAATAGTTAtttcattcttattttttcatttaaataaattgaattatgttcatatacttgtatttaatttaaattgaatttttaattaattaattatattttatcttaattttgttattttcttttggatgtGACAAATTTTTACCGACGATTTTAATTCACAAGATATCAATACCGATTTTTATCATCCTAGGTAAAAAAGGTAATAATAGTTTTTATCttggtaaaaaataaataataaataaattttgaattatccCTTTGGAATCcgaaactttcttttttattatttttatttttatttccagCGATTTCTTTACTAAATTATCACGTGATATAGTCAATAATACTA is part of the Cucurbita pepo subsp. pepo cultivar mu-cu-16 chromosome LG12, ASM280686v2, whole genome shotgun sequence genome and harbors:
- the LOC111806979 gene encoding uncharacterized protein LOC111806979 isoform X3; translated protein: MIRDREFVPNLGTGYSNGSSRLEIGGGRPIYEAIPTDEIEAVTTRKPDAQNGTTIKFQLDPIPLAVANPPTKGAIEEQASYYTSLDNGTTGDRRVELRTENGNEVADLYLERIYEKPSSHNFYCPNCQACITKVIIRDREWVNNTVSAPIPTQVDKFRCTSCLSFLTPIGSWLFPSLVSPDPEEEVSSGPGGNFESIGTREESQVDKAPALAQSVDYVVTNKKEDDHAVTQAHPELKAANDERMIVQEETLSSKKGNNVENVVFREKETFQVQETGDHEESPVDRATVPDQSVDYAVADKNEGDNAVTLALPSLKITRDEGVIARETAVADQMQKIDYAVSDSTPSHPSLNTTIAEEGVVPDKGVKSKQGNEIESIKVEKPDPLLDSAETIYDRGIQDASIKKTQVLDQLVNFDIWTNDKALEAKVDSTEDLSIAKDSRKENTVENIVVGIPYTSHESNGSVLDVDNQTATVNKVQVQNQSNGLAVLSESQTDTKVNSTPGLPSLEAMMAETVTDTFDDKKGIDDENVVIGIPYPPSEPKRGLLDRFRLPLLLNKISVPDQSAAVAKTEIPKTPEPVEEATVLDSSPVSPSVGAPAAERVPYSAVGSREVEAGPVAITVDDSLDEQVEPESSKLNRWEIVKSIVYGGLAESITSLGIVASAASANTATGNIVALALANLISGLFILGHNLTGLKSEQFRRTANEADDREHVDRYEVVLGRRENYILHFVLAIFSFILFGLIPPLVYGFSFTKSNDKDFKLAAVAGASLLCIMLLALGKAYIQRPNRWDVYLKTVASYIVIAAGAGGFSYLAGDLIGKLINKYGWFEQSPAFNLSLPLPEMSLGKPAWGSS
- the LOC111806979 gene encoding uncharacterized protein LOC111806979 isoform X2; translation: MNGDKHLPEVEPVMMEEEEEEDEERTVLLRKSFRQHAQSSISSTDSDEMFSGDSEGLKFVIRDEQQQHQQQQEEKKGTGYSNGSSRLEIGGGRPIYEAIPTDEIEAVTTRKPDAQNGTTIKFQLDPIPLAVANPPTKGAIEEQASYYTSLDNGTTGDRRVELRTENGNEVADLYLERIYEKPSSHNFYCPNCQACITKVIIRDREWVNNTVSAPIPTQVDKFRCTSCLSFLTPIGSWLFPSLVSPDPEEEVSSGPGGNFESIGTREESQVDKAPALAQSVDYVVTNKKEDDHAVTQAHPELKAANDERMIVQEETLSSKKGNNVENVVFREKETFQVQETGDHEESPVDRATVPDQSVDYAVADKNEGDNAVTLALPSLKITRDEGVIARETAVADQMQKIDYAVSDSTPSHPSLNTTIAEEGVVPDKGVKSKQGNEIESIKVEKPDPLLDSAETIYDRGIQDASIKKTQVLDQLVNFDIWTNDKALEAKVDSTEDLSIAKDSRKENTVENIVVGIPYTSHESNGSVLDVDNQTATVNKVQVQNQSNGLAVLSESQTDTKVNSTPGLPSLEAMMAETVTDTFDDKKGIDDENVVIGIPYPPSEPKRGLLDRFRLPLLLNKISVPDQSAAVAKTEIPKTPEPVEEATVLDSSPVSPSVGAPAAERVPYSAVGSREGPVAITVDDSLDEQVEPESSKLNRWEIVKSIVYGGLAESITSLGIVASAASANTATGNIVALALANLISGLFILGHNLTGLKSEQFRRTANEADDREHVDRYEVVLGRRENYILHFVLAIFSFILFGLIPPLVYGFSFTKSNDKDFKLAAVAGASLLCIMLLALGKAYIQRPNRWDVYLKTVASYIVIAAGAGGFSYLAGDLIGKLINKYGWFEQSPAFNLSLPLPEMSLGKPAWGSS
- the LOC111806979 gene encoding uncharacterized protein LOC111806979 isoform X1; the protein is MNGDKHLPEVEPVMMEEEEEEDEERTVLLRKSFRQHAQSSISSTDSDEMFSGDSEGLKFVIRDEQQQHQQQQEEKKGTGYSNGSSRLEIGGGRPIYEAIPTDEIEAVTTRKPDAQNGTTIKFQLDPIPLAVANPPTKGAIEEQASYYTSLDNGTTGDRRVELRTENGNEVADLYLERIYEKPSSHNFYCPNCQACITKVIIRDREWVNNTVSAPIPTQVDKFRCTSCLSFLTPIGSWLFPSLVSPDPEEEVSSGPGGNFESIGTREESQVDKAPALAQSVDYVVTNKKEDDHAVTQAHPELKAANDERMIVQEETLSSKKGNNVENVVFREKETFQVQETGDHEESPVDRATVPDQSVDYAVADKNEGDNAVTLALPSLKITRDEGVIARETAVADQMQKIDYAVSDSTPSHPSLNTTIAEEGVVPDKGVKSKQGNEIESIKVEKPDPLLDSAETIYDRGIQDASIKKTQVLDQLVNFDIWTNDKALEAKVDSTEDLSIAKDSRKENTVENIVVGIPYTSHESNGSVLDVDNQTATVNKVQVQNQSNGLAVLSESQTDTKVNSTPGLPSLEAMMAETVTDTFDDKKGIDDENVVIGIPYPPSEPKRGLLDRFRLPLLLNKISVPDQSAAVAKTEIPKTPEPVEEATVLDSSPVSPSVGAPAAERVPYSAVGSREVEAGPVAITVDDSLDEQVEPESSKLNRWEIVKSIVYGGLAESITSLGIVASAASANTATGNIVALALANLISGLFILGHNLTGLKSEQFRRTANEADDREHVDRYEVVLGRRENYILHFVLAIFSFILFGLIPPLVYGFSFTKSNDKDFKLAAVAGASLLCIMLLALGKAYIQRPNRWDVYLKTVASYIVIAAGAGGFSYLAGDLIGKLINKYGWFEQSPAFNLSLPLPEMSLGKPAWGSS
- the LOC111806979 gene encoding uncharacterized protein LOC111806979 isoform X4, whose amino-acid sequence is MIYVNYAYGTGYSNGSSRLEIGGGRPIYEAIPTDEIEAVTTRKPDAQNGTTIKFQLDPIPLAVANPPTKGAIEEQASYYTSLDNGTTGDRRVELRTENGNEVADLYLERIYEKPSSHNFYCPNCQACITKVIIRDREWVNNTVSAPIPTQVDKFRCTSCLSFLTPIGSWLFPSLVSPDPEEEVSSGPGGNFESIGTREESQVDKAPALAQSVDYVVTNKKEDDHAVTQAHPELKAANDERMIVQEETLSSKKGNNVENVVFREKETFQVQETGDHEESPVDRATVPDQSVDYAVADKNEGDNAVTLALPSLKITRDEGVIARETAVADQMQKIDYAVSDSTPSHPSLNTTIAEEGVVPDKGVKSKQGNEIESIKVEKPDPLLDSAETIYDRGIQDASIKKTQVLDQLVNFDIWTNDKALEAKVDSTEDLSIAKDSRKENTVENIVVGIPYTSHESNGSVLDVDNQTATVNKVQVQNQSNGLAVLSESQTDTKVNSTPGLPSLEAMMAETVTDTFDDKKGIDDENVVIGIPYPPSEPKRGLLDRFRLPLLLNKISVPDQSAAVAKTEIPKTPEPVEEATVLDSSPVSPSVGAPAAERVPYSAVGSREVEAGPVAITVDDSLDEQVEPESSKLNRWEIVKSIVYGGLAESITSLGIVASAASANTATGNIVALALANLISGLFILGHNLTGLKSEQFRRTANEADDREHVDRYEVVLGRRENYILHFVLAIFSFILFGLIPPLVYGFSFTKSNDKDFKLAAVAGASLLCIMLLALGKAYIQRPNRWDVYLKTVASYIVIAAGAGGFSYLAGDLIGKLINKYGWFEQSPAFNLSLPLPEMSLGKPAWGSS